In Sardina pilchardus chromosome 8, fSarPil1.1, whole genome shotgun sequence, a genomic segment contains:
- the LOC134089456 gene encoding NXPE family member 3-like, protein MCTSPDHSTFIINGFKNKYYVGEELQATIVAKDFTGRPKSYGGDFFQAKAFSNELKASVFGEVLDHQNGTYMARFILPWAGEALVAVRLIHSSEAVQVIKRQRDAHNHRVDFVGHFEGKNLQGAKVEEKVACNVKWEGVAMPGEGDCCCEYPDVHTRLTWLCRKPPTLPCNTLVYYNLGSFGIVMKDLDYKIMQK, encoded by the exons ATGTGCACCAGTCCGGACCACTCCACATTCATTATTAATGGCTTCAAGAATAAGTACTATGTGGGAGAGGAACTCCAAGCCACCATTGTTGCCAAGGACTTCACTGGTAGGCCAAAAAGCTATGGAGGAGATTTCTTCCAAGCAAAGGCTTTTTCAAACGAATTAAAG GCTAGTGTGTTTGGAGAGGTACTAGACCATCAGAATGGCACCTACATGGCCCGGTTTATCTTGCCATGGGCAGGCGAGGCGTTGGTGGCAGTCCGCCTGATTCACTCCAGTGAGGCTGTGCAAGTCATCAAGCGCCAACGGGACGCTCACAATCACCGTGTCGACTTTGTGGGCCATTTTGAGGGCAAGAACCTCCAGGGTGCTAAAGTCGAGGAGAAGGTGGCCTGTAACGTCAAATGGGAAGGGGTAGCAATGCCTGGAGAGGGCGACTGCTGCTGTGAGTACCCAGATGTCCATACAAGACTGACGTGGCTCTGCCGTAAACCCCCAACTCTGCCCTGCAATACCCTGGTGTACTACAATTTAGGTTCTTTCGGGATTGTCATGAAAGACCTTGACTACAAAATCATGCAAAAGTGA